A DNA window from bacterium contains the following coding sequences:
- a CDS encoding SCO family protein produces MSLVVAAFLALGSAGCERSGASETTSGRSVAWRGRVLSAPIPRPEFVLTDTAGAPYAFAERTAGSLTLLFFGYTSCPDVCPSHMSQLAEARRLLIEEDASLADGLRVVFVAVDPARDTPAQVERWLAHFDPSFIGLVGDEASLRAAQKAAFVPAAERDIDGADASYTVSHAAYVLAYTPDDQAHLRYGISTRAEDWVHDLRILARRGWPAS; encoded by the coding sequence TTGAGCTTGGTGGTCGCAGCGTTCCTGGCGCTGGGCTCCGCCGGATGCGAGCGGAGTGGTGCCTCGGAAACAACGTCGGGCCGATCGGTGGCCTGGCGAGGGCGGGTGCTCTCGGCGCCGATTCCGCGGCCGGAGTTCGTGCTCACGGATACGGCGGGTGCGCCCTACGCATTCGCGGAACGTACGGCCGGTTCCTTGACGTTGCTGTTCTTCGGCTACACCAGTTGTCCGGACGTCTGTCCCAGCCACATGAGCCAGCTCGCGGAGGCTCGGCGTCTTCTCATAGAGGAGGATGCGAGCCTGGCCGATGGGTTGAGGGTGGTTTTCGTCGCCGTGGACCCGGCGCGAGATACGCCAGCCCAGGTCGAGCGTTGGCTGGCCCATTTCGATCCGAGCTTCATCGGGCTCGTGGGCGACGAGGCGTCGCTACGGGCAGCGCAGAAGGCAGCGTTCGTGCCGGCGGCCGAGCGGGACATCGATGGTGCCGATGCCAGCTACACCGTCAGCCACGCGGCCTACGTGCTTGCCTACACGCCGGACGACCAGGCCCATCTGCGATACGGAATCAGCACCCGTGCCGAAGATTGGGTTCACGATCTGCGGATTCTGGCCCGCCGTGGCTGGCCCGCGTCCTGA
- a CDS encoding FMN-binding glutamate synthase family protein, giving the protein MDLGWIGEWVSIATLGLLITMIAGPPVALAAFYLHDRFQSQHAVLRNFPLLGRLRYLFEHLGPEMRQYLFDGDREGKPFSRDDYTNMVLSGKYMKSVISFGSKRDFERPGWYLRNGILPTLYTDLALDLQPSIETQRYVTDHDGLFSRSEHIESEKIAPWSLDDAYAPVIGPDLAHPWRMRGLLGMSGMSYGALGRNAIRAISLGLGRATEAWMNTGEGGLSPHHLVGGGPIVFQIGPGLFGVRDDDGEFDWDMFRKQAAIPEVVAFELKLHQGAKIRGGHVEGEKVSAEIAEIRGVPVGQTIDSPARFPMISDLDDLFEWIARMRQEGGKPVGVKVVVGGPGSLDEFALAMSQRGDGPDFIAVDGGEGGSGATYREMADSMGLPVGSGLIEADDALRRAGVRDRVKVIASGKLFSADRIAMALCFGADAVQIARGMMISVGCIQAQRCHNNTCPVGVATTDEKLMKALVVKEKQYRVLNYITTLRAGLGSLTAAAGLRSPTEFTRHHAVHRDVMGRIRAAEEVFPQP; this is encoded by the coding sequence ATGGATCTCGGCTGGATCGGAGAATGGGTCTCGATCGCAACCCTGGGGTTGTTGATCACCATGATCGCCGGCCCGCCCGTAGCCCTGGCGGCGTTCTACCTCCACGATCGGTTCCAGAGCCAGCATGCCGTGCTGCGCAACTTCCCTCTGCTCGGCCGCCTGCGATACCTCTTCGAGCATCTGGGCCCGGAAATGCGTCAGTACCTCTTCGACGGGGACAGGGAGGGAAAGCCCTTCTCCCGCGACGACTACACCAACATGGTGCTGTCCGGGAAGTACATGAAGTCGGTCATCTCCTTCGGCTCGAAGCGCGATTTCGAGCGGCCCGGCTGGTACCTGCGCAACGGAATCCTGCCCACGTTGTACACCGATCTCGCCCTCGATCTGCAACCGTCGATCGAGACCCAACGTTATGTCACCGACCACGACGGCTTGTTCAGTCGATCGGAGCACATCGAGTCCGAGAAGATCGCGCCCTGGAGCCTCGACGATGCCTATGCGCCGGTGATCGGCCCGGACCTCGCACATCCCTGGCGGATGCGCGGACTGCTGGGAATGAGCGGGATGTCCTACGGAGCTCTCGGACGAAACGCCATACGGGCCATTTCCCTGGGACTCGGCAGGGCGACCGAGGCATGGATGAATACCGGCGAAGGTGGCCTCTCTCCCCATCACCTGGTGGGCGGGGGCCCGATCGTATTCCAGATCGGCCCGGGCCTGTTCGGCGTGCGCGATGACGACGGCGAATTCGACTGGGACATGTTCCGCAAGCAAGCCGCCATTCCGGAAGTGGTTGCCTTCGAGCTGAAACTCCACCAGGGCGCAAAGATCCGCGGCGGCCATGTGGAGGGAGAGAAGGTCTCCGCGGAGATCGCCGAGATCCGCGGGGTCCCGGTAGGCCAGACGATCGATTCGCCCGCGCGCTTTCCGATGATCTCCGACCTCGACGATCTCTTCGAATGGATCGCGCGCATGCGCCAGGAAGGCGGCAAGCCGGTTGGCGTGAAGGTCGTGGTGGGCGGGCCCGGAAGCCTGGATGAGTTCGCGCTGGCAATGTCGCAGCGTGGCGACGGCCCGGACTTCATCGCCGTCGACGGCGGCGAAGGCGGTTCGGGTGCCACCTACCGCGAGATGGCCGACAGCATGGGCCTACCCGTCGGCTCCGGCCTGATCGAGGCAGACGATGCGCTGCGGCGAGCGGGCGTCCGCGATCGGGTGAAGGTCATCGCGTCTGGCAAGCTCTTCTCCGCGGACCGCATCGCCATGGCACTCTGCTTCGGCGCCGATGCGGTGCAGATCGCCCGAGGCATGATGATCTCCGTCGGTTGCATCCAGGCGCAACGCTGCCACAACAACACCTGCCCGGTCGGCGTAGCCACCACGGACGAGAAATTGATGAAGGCTCTCGTCGTGAAGGAAAAGCAGTACCGGGTACTGAACTACATCACGACCCTACGCGCGGGACTGGGGAGCCTCACGGCGGCCGCCGGCCTCCGCTCGCCGACCGAATTCACCCGTCACCACGCCGTCCACCGCGATGTCATGGGGCGCATTCGAGCCGCTGAAGAGGTGTTTCCGCAGCCGTAG
- a CDS encoding HAMP domain-containing protein, producing the protein MRSLQFKFSALVVVLLVSASVALTWLATRHERSSLESEVTNRGLALASNLAEDAKVPLLAEDQLALENLVGHVSTGEGLVAARLLDQSGSIVASLSSDETGLILEPQTSGAAEGPTIGRVRSVLWIAAPVVYSDVRIGEAQIALDLEILVTPLVTDSQNQLSAAAMGILILGVAGGIGFVALLVGPIRRLRFGVEQLADGDLAARVPPTSQDEVGDLTRAFNKMGESLQEKERIQSAFGRYVNDYVLTTLLDGPEGAQLAGAEREVTILFADIRSFTRLSEGLKAADVVSLLNDVFQLASDCILARSGTIDKFIGDSVMAYFGAPVPCEDHAAQAVQAAIDIERAVAQRNASLPPPTHPVEVGIGIHTGPVIVGTIGSDRRSDFTAIGDAVNVAHRLEKLSSPGEVLVSEAVQRKVRDVVRLRFEGERQLSGRVEPVHVYSVEIEPGT; encoded by the coding sequence ATGCGTTCCCTGCAGTTCAAATTCAGCGCCCTCGTCGTCGTCCTTCTGGTGTCGGCCAGCGTTGCGCTCACCTGGCTCGCCACACGGCACGAGCGCTCTTCTCTCGAGTCGGAAGTCACCAACCGCGGCCTGGCGTTGGCCTCGAACCTGGCCGAGGACGCGAAGGTCCCGCTGCTCGCTGAGGATCAGCTCGCGCTCGAGAACCTGGTCGGGCACGTGAGTACTGGCGAGGGGCTGGTGGCGGCCCGACTGCTCGATCAAAGCGGCAGCATCGTGGCATCCCTCTCCTCGGACGAAACGGGCCTGATCCTCGAACCCCAGACTTCCGGTGCAGCGGAGGGCCCGACCATCGGCCGCGTCCGCTCAGTGCTCTGGATCGCCGCACCGGTGGTCTACAGCGACGTTCGCATCGGCGAGGCCCAGATCGCCCTCGATCTCGAAATACTCGTCACGCCGCTGGTGACGGACAGCCAGAACCAGCTTTCCGCAGCGGCCATGGGCATCCTCATCCTGGGCGTCGCCGGAGGGATTGGCTTCGTGGCGCTCCTGGTGGGGCCGATCCGGCGCCTGCGATTCGGTGTGGAGCAGCTCGCCGACGGTGATCTGGCCGCCCGGGTTCCGCCCACCTCTCAGGACGAGGTCGGCGATCTGACGCGTGCTTTCAACAAGATGGGTGAGTCCCTACAGGAAAAAGAACGCATCCAGAGCGCGTTCGGGCGCTACGTGAACGACTACGTCCTCACCACTCTCCTGGACGGGCCAGAAGGCGCCCAACTGGCCGGAGCCGAGCGGGAGGTGACCATCCTATTCGCCGACATCCGCAGCTTCACCCGCTTGTCCGAGGGACTGAAAGCCGCCGACGTGGTCAGCCTTCTGAACGACGTCTTCCAGCTGGCCTCGGATTGCATCCTTGCGCGCAGCGGCACCATCGACAAATTCATCGGCGATTCGGTCATGGCCTACTTCGGAGCGCCGGTGCCGTGTGAAGACCACGCCGCCCAGGCCGTTCAGGCCGCCATCGATATCGAGCGAGCCGTAGCCCAGCGAAACGCCTCCCTGCCGCCGCCGACCCACCCGGTGGAAGTAGGAATCGGTATCCATACCGGGCCTGTCATCGTGGGCACGATCGGTTCGGATCGCCGTTCGGATTTCACCGCCATCGGTGACGCGGTCAACGTGGCCCATCGCCTCGAAAAGCTCTCCAGCCCGGGGGAAGTGCTGGTTTCCGAGGCCGTCCAGCGCAAGGTGCGCGATGTCGTTCGTCTTCGGTTCGAAGGCGAGCGCCAACTTTCGGGACGGGTCGAGCCAGTTCACGTATACTCGGTCGAGATCGAGCCCGGGACCTAG
- the greA gene encoding transcription elongation factor GreA, which translates to MSDRVPMTPKGHAMLETELKHLKKEERPKIVREIEIARAHGDLSENAEYHAAKERQGHIEGRIALLDDKLARAQIIDGTGQGTDRVSFGATVVLSDVDSGDEVTYRIVGEDEADVGRGMISITSPIARALMGKEADASVQVRVPKGTRELEILEIRFDPA; encoded by the coding sequence ATGAGCGACAGGGTGCCCATGACGCCCAAGGGCCATGCCATGCTCGAGACAGAGCTGAAGCACCTCAAGAAAGAGGAGCGCCCCAAGATCGTGCGTGAAATCGAGATCGCGCGTGCCCACGGCGATCTGTCCGAGAATGCCGAGTACCACGCCGCCAAGGAGCGCCAGGGCCATATCGAGGGCCGGATCGCGCTACTCGACGACAAGCTCGCGCGCGCTCAGATCATCGACGGGACGGGCCAGGGCACGGATCGGGTGAGTTTCGGAGCGACGGTGGTGCTCTCGGACGTGGATTCAGGCGACGAAGTGACCTACCGGATCGTCGGCGAGGATGAAGCAGACGTGGGTCGGGGCATGATTTCGATCACGTCCCCGATCGCCCGGGCGCTGATGGGAAAGGAAGCCGATGCTTCCGTCCAGGTGCGGGTCCCCAAGGGCACCCGGGAGCTCGAAATCCTCGAAATCCGCTTCGACCCGGCCTGA
- a CDS encoding acyl--CoA ligase, protein MARARSSEATAPALDDLPWHEFQTLCEARTAEGDRPYLIFHGKDGREQWSYARFLDAVGARAELFHHQLGIERGERIALLLHNDPQVPISTFAAWRIGACVVPINLGEDDERVQFVLENAACRVALYLPEYAGRVEKLRAALPGVEHWLALEPGIDPEPKAGAALPSPEPEDEGLIVYTSGTTGAPKGVLLTQRNLLVDAHALAQWNQVGRDSALMCVLPTHHVNGLIVTLLMPFLAGARSVLERRFHTGSFWSRIAEENVQIVSVVPTLLAFLLEDEAGIQGLELGRFRHLICGAGPLTVELAARFEDRFGFPILHGYGLSETTCYSCMLPVDLNESEHRAWLREHGFPSIGVPLPPNEMAIHDDQGEPAADGARGEIVVRGANVMKGYFRRPEANAETFAHGWFRSGDEGFLKRDAGGRPWFFITGRMKELIIRGGVNLSPFEIDEVLNHIPGVARGLAVGFENRWYGEEVGAYVMREPGAELDEASILAACRETIPFAKSPKVVVFGEDIPVTSTGKYQRNRLRPHFEAWRDEQFRR, encoded by the coding sequence GGAGGGGGACCGACCCTACCTCATCTTCCATGGCAAGGACGGCCGGGAGCAGTGGAGCTACGCGCGGTTTCTCGACGCGGTCGGCGCGAGGGCCGAACTCTTCCATCACCAGCTCGGCATCGAACGCGGCGAACGTATTGCGCTCCTGTTGCACAACGACCCGCAGGTACCCATCTCGACCTTTGCCGCCTGGCGCATCGGGGCGTGCGTGGTGCCGATCAATCTGGGCGAAGACGACGAGCGTGTGCAATTCGTGCTCGAAAACGCCGCTTGCCGGGTCGCTCTCTATCTTCCCGAATACGCAGGACGGGTCGAGAAGTTGCGAGCCGCCCTGCCCGGGGTCGAGCACTGGCTGGCGCTCGAGCCGGGAATCGACCCCGAGCCCAAGGCAGGCGCCGCCCTGCCCTCCCCGGAACCCGAAGACGAGGGGCTGATCGTCTACACCTCCGGGACCACCGGCGCACCCAAGGGCGTACTCCTCACCCAACGCAACCTGTTGGTCGACGCGCATGCCCTGGCCCAGTGGAACCAGGTTGGCCGTGATTCAGCGTTGATGTGCGTCCTACCGACCCACCACGTGAACGGATTGATCGTCACGCTCTTGATGCCCTTCCTCGCCGGGGCCCGCAGCGTACTCGAGCGCCGTTTCCACACCGGCAGCTTCTGGTCGCGGATCGCAGAAGAGAACGTCCAGATCGTTTCCGTCGTGCCTACGCTTCTCGCGTTCCTGCTCGAGGACGAAGCTGGGATCCAAGGGCTCGAGCTGGGCAGGTTCCGTCATTTGATCTGCGGTGCAGGCCCCTTGACCGTCGAACTGGCTGCCCGTTTCGAGGATCGCTTCGGCTTCCCGATCCTCCACGGCTACGGCCTCTCGGAAACCACATGCTATTCGTGCATGTTGCCCGTCGATTTGAACGAAAGCGAACACCGAGCCTGGCTGCGCGAGCACGGTTTCCCCTCGATCGGCGTCCCTCTTCCTCCGAACGAGATGGCCATCCACGACGACCAGGGGGAACCTGCGGCCGATGGAGCCCGGGGCGAAATCGTCGTACGCGGTGCCAATGTCATGAAGGGCTATTTCCGGCGGCCCGAAGCGAATGCAGAAACCTTCGCTCATGGCTGGTTCCGCAGCGGCGACGAAGGGTTCCTGAAGCGAGACGCGGGGGGCCGCCCGTGGTTCTTCATCACGGGCCGAATGAAAGAGCTGATCATTCGCGGCGGCGTCAATCTCTCGCCTTTCGAAATCGACGAAGTGCTCAATCACATCCCCGGCGTCGCACGCGGCCTCGCGGTCGGCTTCGAGAACCGTTGGTACGGCGAAGAGGTTGGCGCCTACGTCATGCGAGAGCCCGGCGCCGAGCTGGACGAAGCCAGCATCCTGGCGGCTTGCCGAGAGACCATTCCGTTCGCGAAGTCTCCAAAGGTGGTCGTCTTCGGAGAGGACATCCCGGTCACGTCCACCGGCAAATACCAACGCAACCGGCTTCGACCCCATTTCGAAGCCTGGCGGGACGAACAGTTCCGGCGCTAG
- a CDS encoding CPBP family intramembrane metalloprotease: protein MIAATNPSPAGPDEAARFPVVPGLLFYGVIAAVAWVWRWAVDGVGPWAPGPEPAAMGPFTSGLVGLVAGLVLVVLSRMWTSATASGTALAEALGELVRGLSLPAVALLALASGLAEEMLFRGALQAQVGWLLASLLFGAAHYLPGPGLRIWAVFALLAGGIFGGLFVWTGTLVAPVAAHITVNGLNLRWLSRA, encoded by the coding sequence ATGATCGCTGCCACGAATCCGTCCCCCGCAGGGCCAGACGAGGCAGCTCGCTTTCCTGTGGTGCCAGGCCTCCTGTTCTACGGGGTCATTGCAGCGGTGGCCTGGGTTTGGCGCTGGGCCGTGGATGGGGTCGGGCCTTGGGCTCCGGGCCCGGAACCTGCCGCCATGGGGCCATTTACCTCCGGTCTGGTGGGGTTGGTCGCCGGGTTGGTGCTGGTGGTCCTCTCCCGCATGTGGACCTCGGCGACCGCCTCCGGCACGGCCCTCGCCGAAGCTCTGGGCGAACTCGTTCGGGGCCTCTCGCTTCCCGCAGTCGCGCTGCTGGCCCTGGCCAGCGGGCTCGCAGAGGAAATGCTCTTCCGCGGCGCATTGCAGGCTCAGGTGGGCTGGCTCCTCGCAAGCCTGCTGTTCGGAGCCGCGCACTATCTCCCAGGGCCCGGTCTGCGCATCTGGGCGGTCTTCGCCTTGTTGGCCGGCGGGATCTTCGGTGGGCTGTTCGTCTGGACCGGGACGCTCGTGGCACCGGTCGCGGCCCACATCACGGTGAACGGGCTGAACTTGCGCTGGCTCTCGCGGGCGTGA
- a CDS encoding 6-carboxytetrahydropterin synthase — protein sequence MPHPGRERTLPAAPGTTDWRGLPRRAKLAAMTKPRLIVKLAKEDFKFSAAHFTVFPNAEAERLHGHNYRVRVEIEGTDPGPDGLLVPVAEVKANLRALCASLDERTLVPEKSPHLEVTREGDAIEIAFDERRYRLPATDTRLLPLQNVTMELLATHLWHELAPTLAGSAAERLVVEVEETSGQSASYAGPIGGG from the coding sequence GTGCCGCATCCGGGCCGCGAGCGGACGCTGCCGGCGGCACCCGGAACCACGGACTGGCGGGGTTTGCCGCGCCGCGCCAAGCTGGCTGCGATGACGAAGCCGCGCCTCATCGTGAAGCTGGCCAAGGAGGACTTCAAGTTCTCGGCCGCTCATTTCACGGTCTTCCCCAACGCCGAAGCCGAAAGGCTCCATGGGCACAACTACCGGGTACGGGTCGAGATCGAGGGGACGGATCCCGGCCCGGACGGGCTGCTCGTGCCGGTCGCCGAGGTCAAGGCGAACCTGCGAGCCCTCTGCGCTTCGCTCGACGAGCGCACGCTGGTACCTGAGAAGAGTCCGCACCTGGAAGTGACCCGGGAAGGCGATGCGATCGAGATCGCCTTCGATGAGCGCCGCTACCGCCTGCCCGCAACGGATACCCGGCTCTTGCCTCTGCAGAACGTCACGATGGAGCTGCTGGCCACGCACCTGTGGCACGAGTTGGCGCCGACCCTGGCGGGCAGCGCGGCGGAACGGCTCGTCGTCGAGGTCGAAGAGACCTCGGGCCAGAGTGCGAGCTACGCCGGCCCCATCGGCGGCGGTTGA